In Nicotiana tabacum cultivar K326 chromosome 17, ASM71507v2, whole genome shotgun sequence, one DNA window encodes the following:
- the LOC107759612 gene encoding uncharacterized protein LOC107759612, whose product MVYAYNDMALRRNLWKEIMDIHNHTRGPWAVKGDFNSVLHKEDRVGSPVTVAEIRDSRQCYDLCYFQELKSAGAYYTWNNKQSGVDRVLRKIDRILANIGWLSQLPTSMVNYMTEGLFDHSPAMINWENENQRINRPFKYFNIWSMDPEFKNKVGDRWIIKIRGTKMYQLVGKLNRLKRVLKHLNINKFSDIELKVEQVKEELEECQKQIQQNPINYNLIDKDKELANKYSRLKKASDQFLRQKSKVKWLKQGDQNNRYFHMYMKA is encoded by the coding sequence ACTTAGAAGGAACCTATGGAAGGAGATAATGGACATCCACAACCACACTCGAGGTCCATGGGCTGTGAAGGGTGATTTCAATAGTGTCCTGCACAAGGAAGACAGGGTAGGCAGTCCGGTGACAGTGGCTGAAATAAGAGATTCCAGGCAATGCTATGATTTATGCTACTTCCAAGAGCTGAAATCAGCCGGTGCCTATTATACCTGGAACAACAAGCAAAGTGGAGTAGACAGAGTACTTagaaaaatagacagaatattgGCAAACATAGGTTGGTTATCACAACTGCCAACTTCTATGGTTAACTATATGACTGAGGGCTTGTTTGACCACAGCCCAGCTATGATTAATTGGGAGAATGAAAACCAGAGGATCAATAGGCCATTCAAGTACTTCAACATATGGAGTATGGATCCTGAATTTAAAAATAAAGTGGGGGATAGATGGATTATTAAAATCAGAGGAACCAAAATGTATCAACTAGTGGGGAAACTGAATAGGCTAAAGAGAGTTCTCAAAcacctgaacataaataaatttagtGACATCGAATTGAAAGTAGAACAAGTTAAGGAAGAACTAGAGGAGTGTCAAAAGCAGATTCAACAAAATCCCATCAATTATAATCTCATTGATAAGGATAAGGAATTGGCAAATAAGTATAGTAGATTAAAGAAAGCAAGTGACCAGTTCTTAAGACAAAAAAGTAAAGTAAAGTGGTTGAAACAAGGGGATCAGAACAACAGATACTTTCACATGTATATGAAGGCTTAA